One part of the Pseudomonadota bacterium genome encodes these proteins:
- a CDS encoding 4Fe-4S binding protein, producing the protein MAKRSIVRIDEEKCTGCGVCVPACAEGAIQIVDGKARLAADNLCDGLGACLGDCPEGAITIEERDADEYDEAAVAKRLGRAPAHDHGHMGGCPGSRVMTFERPAAAAVAAAGPQASELRQWPVQLHLVSPRAPYFQGADLLLAADCTAFAMGDFHSGHLKGKALAIACPKLDEGQDAYLEKLVALVDEARVNTITVLVMEVPCCGGLQRLVEEALSRASRKVPLKRVLVSLQGEVIAEDWI; encoded by the coding sequence ATGGCGAAACGGAGCATCGTGAGGATCGACGAGGAGAAGTGCACCGGCTGCGGCGTCTGCGTGCCGGCCTGCGCGGAGGGCGCCATACAGATCGTCGACGGCAAGGCGCGGCTCGCCGCGGACAACCTGTGCGACGGGCTCGGCGCCTGCCTCGGCGACTGCCCGGAGGGCGCCATCACCATCGAGGAGCGCGACGCCGACGAGTACGACGAGGCCGCGGTCGCGAAGCGGCTCGGCCGGGCGCCGGCGCACGATCACGGGCACATGGGCGGCTGCCCGGGCTCGCGCGTCATGACGTTCGAGCGGCCGGCGGCCGCGGCGGTCGCGGCGGCGGGCCCGCAGGCCTCCGAGCTGCGGCAGTGGCCCGTGCAGCTCCACCTCGTCTCGCCGCGCGCGCCGTACTTCCAGGGGGCGGATCTCCTGCTCGCGGCCGACTGCACCGCGTTCGCGATGGGCGACTTCCACTCGGGGCACCTCAAGGGCAAGGCGCTCGCGATCGCGTGCCCGAAGCTCGACGAGGGGCAGGACGCGTACCTCGAGAAGCTCGTCGCGCTCGTCGACGAGGCGCGGGTGAACACGATCACCGTGCTCGTCATGGAGGTGCCGTGCTGCGGCGGGCTGCAGCGGCTCGTGGAGGAGGCGCTGTCGCGCGCGTCGCGCAAGGTGCCCCTGAAGCGCGTCCTCGTCAGCCTCCAGGGAGAGGTCATTGCCGAGGACTGGATCTGA